In Flavivirga abyssicola, the following are encoded in one genomic region:
- a CDS encoding peptidoglycan DD-metalloendopeptidase family protein has product MKIIIRAPFFLLLIFSTISFSQEKEYGFDGGEYKFNTDKVPCLTQTQRTAIINNLKDSQAVLKSQNKLVKANKSIPNPLFIWPVKKASGVTYNEVWAISNYVDHNTAFPDQITDYNGGNNSYDTNSGYNHQGTDIFTWPYTWKMLDDNAAEVIAASSGQIIFKRDGQFDRSCSFNNNPWNAVYVKHNDGSVAWYGHLKSGSLTTKNVGDMVAQGEYLGVVGSSGNSTGPHLHFEVYEDDSYSYDKLIDPYAGPSNNWNATTWWASQKSYTNPTINAFTTNTGDPDFGSCPSTEVTNESNQFDSGDTVYFIAFLKDQYIGSSLNIKVYNPSNALVYDWNHTIPNNGTTYWWRWSAPVVDEGVWRGEATFEGVTITHSFNVGGSLSIEEPDMETTSVYPNPVSDELFIKSKTNIKELLITNILGEVVLKVENNQGIHKLDTQLLSSGLYFVTLKNEEKQVKTIKIFKN; this is encoded by the coding sequence ATGAAAATCATAATCAGAGCCCCATTTTTTTTACTGTTAATTTTTTCTACCATTTCTTTTTCACAAGAAAAAGAGTATGGTTTTGATGGAGGGGAATATAAATTTAACACAGATAAAGTGCCTTGTTTAACACAAACACAAAGAACAGCTATTATTAACAACTTAAAAGATAGTCAAGCAGTATTAAAATCACAAAACAAACTAGTTAAAGCGAATAAGAGTATTCCTAATCCGTTATTTATTTGGCCAGTAAAAAAAGCAAGCGGTGTTACCTATAACGAGGTTTGGGCTATTTCAAATTATGTAGATCATAATACGGCTTTCCCTGATCAAATTACAGATTATAATGGGGGTAATAACTCTTATGATACAAATAGCGGATATAATCATCAGGGGACAGATATTTTTACCTGGCCTTATACATGGAAAATGCTAGATGACAATGCAGCTGAAGTTATTGCCGCATCCAGTGGTCAAATTATTTTTAAAAGAGATGGACAGTTTGATAGAAGTTGCTCATTTAATAATAATCCTTGGAATGCTGTTTATGTAAAACACAATGATGGTAGTGTGGCTTGGTATGGACACCTGAAAAGTGGATCATTAACAACAAAAAATGTTGGAGACATGGTTGCTCAAGGCGAATATCTAGGTGTTGTAGGTAGTTCGGGAAATTCAACTGGGCCTCATTTGCATTTTGAGGTTTATGAAGATGATAGCTATAGCTATGATAAATTAATAGATCCTTATGCTGGACCTAGCAATAATTGGAATGCGACTACATGGTGGGCATCTCAAAAATCCTACACAAACCCTACAATTAATGCCTTTACTACTAATACTGGTGATCCTGATTTTGGATCGTGTCCAAGTACAGAGGTCACCAATGAAAGTAATCAATTTGATTCTGGAGATACAGTTTATTTTATAGCTTTTTTAAAAGACCAGTATATCGGTTCTTCTTTAAACATTAAAGTATATAACCCCAGTAATGCCTTGGTTTATGATTGGAATCATACTATCCCTAACAACGGTACGACTTATTGGTGGAGATGGTCTGCACCAGTAGTTGATGAAGGTGTCTGGAGAGGTGAAGCTACTTTTGAAGGGGTTACAATAACACATTCTTTTAATGTTGGAGGTAGTTTAAGTATAGAAGAACCTGATATGGAAACAACATCTGTATACCCTAACCCTGTTAGTGATGAATTATTTATTAAATCTAAAACGAATATTAAAGAGTTATTAATTACTAATATTCTGGGAGAAGTCGTATTAAAGGTTGAGAATAATCAAGGCATTCATAAATTAGATACGCAATTGCTCTCTAGCGGATTGTATTTTGTAACACTTAAAAATGAAGAAAAACAAGTTAAAACAATTAAGATATTTAAAAATTGA
- a CDS encoding metallophosphoesterase, whose protein sequence is MLRWIIFLVIFGIADIYAFQAFKTISKNNWLQILYWFITVLVIGNFVFHYYSFNRSDGFSHGHAYAFGFFIALLIPKMVLLVFMVGEDIIRVPQAVFRYFTEGDTAKGNYFASRRQFVSKIALGIAAIPLASIIYGIYKGKYNYKVLKYTLHFEDLPKAFDGYKLTQISDIHSGSFDNMDKVNYAVDLINDQQSDIILFTGDMVNNKAEELVPYKNVFGKLKAKDGLFSVLGNHDYGDYVQWESEDAKKQNLEDLKNLQKEIGFDMLLNESRYLEKNGERIALVGVENWGAGGFKTAGDLKQASSSINKDDFKILMSHDPSHWEKKVIKDDYHYHLTLSGHTHGMQFGIEIPGWFKWSPVKWRYKYWAGIYEELGQYINVNRGFGYLAFPGRVGIWPEITVIELKTGSNSA, encoded by the coding sequence ATGCTTCGCTGGATTATTTTCCTTGTTATTTTTGGAATTGCAGATATTTATGCTTTTCAAGCCTTTAAAACAATTTCAAAAAATAATTGGCTTCAAATATTATATTGGTTTATTACAGTTTTAGTAATAGGTAATTTTGTGTTTCATTATTACAGTTTTAACAGAAGTGATGGGTTCTCTCATGGGCATGCTTATGCTTTTGGATTCTTTATAGCCTTGCTAATACCCAAAATGGTTTTATTAGTCTTTATGGTTGGAGAAGATATTATTAGAGTACCGCAGGCCGTTTTTAGGTATTTTACGGAAGGCGATACAGCTAAAGGAAATTATTTTGCATCCAGACGTCAGTTTGTAAGCAAGATAGCACTAGGTATTGCGGCTATACCATTGGCTTCGATTATTTATGGTATTTATAAAGGAAAATACAATTATAAAGTATTAAAATACACACTTCACTTTGAAGATTTACCGAAAGCTTTTGATGGTTATAAATTAACTCAAATTAGTGATATTCATTCTGGGAGTTTCGATAATATGGATAAGGTTAATTATGCAGTTGACTTAATAAACGACCAACAAAGCGATATTATATTGTTTACAGGAGATATGGTGAACAACAAAGCAGAAGAGCTAGTGCCTTATAAAAATGTTTTTGGTAAACTAAAGGCTAAAGATGGGTTGTTTTCTGTTCTGGGAAATCATGATTATGGTGATTATGTTCAATGGGAATCTGAAGACGCAAAAAAGCAAAATTTAGAAGATTTAAAAAATCTCCAGAAAGAAATTGGGTTTGATATGCTATTGAATGAAAGTAGATACTTGGAAAAAAACGGTGAGCGCATTGCTTTGGTTGGTGTAGAAAATTGGGGAGCAGGGGGATTTAAAACAGCAGGTGATTTAAAACAGGCTTCAAGTAGTATTAACAAAGATGATTTTAAAATATTAATGAGTCACGATCCGTCCCATTGGGAAAAAAAGGTGATTAAGGATGATTATCATTATCATCTAACATTAAGTGGACACACTCATGGTATGCAGTTTGGAATTGAAATACCTGGTTGGTTTAAATGGAGCCCTGTGAAATGGCGTTATAAATATTGGGCAGGAATCTATGAGGAATTAGGACAATATATTAATGTAAATAGAGGCTTTGGATATTTAGCATTTCCAGGACGCGTTGGAATATGGCCAGAAATTACAGTTATAGAACTTAAAACAGGCTCAAATAGTGCATAA
- a CDS encoding thioredoxin family protein, with protein sequence MSKFGELIDVEIPVLLDFYTEWNEQSTAMHLVLRDVAAALGDKAKVIKIDVEKNEELAEALRVKTLPTLIIYKDGEMKWRQSGEQDANTLISIIQQFA encoded by the coding sequence ATGTCAAAATTTGGGGAACTTATAGATGTGGAAATTCCTGTTCTGTTAGACTTTTACACGGAATGGAATGAGCAATCAACTGCAATGCATCTTGTTTTAAGAGATGTTGCTGCTGCACTAGGTGACAAAGCTAAAGTTATAAAAATTGATGTTGAAAAGAATGAAGAACTTGCTGAAGCTTTAAGAGTGAAAACCTTGCCAACACTTATTATTTATAAAGATGGTGAGATGAAATGGCGCCAAAGTGGAGAACAGGATGCTAATACGCTTATAAGTATTATTCAGCAGTTCGCTTAG
- a CDS encoding RagB/SusD family nutrient uptake outer membrane protein — translation MKKIYNILLVVIFIVNLSCEDAIDIVQPGELSEEVAFANVNDLQIGLNAVYFGLNTDNAIEISSFFTDETALGVENSGQNLDLLRFQLNTVSGIPENMWLGNYATINSVNRILRAANTISVNTDEQDTYNDILGQLYAIRAAEHFELLTYFSTDLKDDSALGVIKLDIVPAFDTYLPRVSNGELFQFIESDLSLAKSLLDNNRSNVEFITSNFIKALEARIALYRGDNDAALTLAQELIDDIPLATRTQYQSLFRDISTDGLIFKGERNQSNNTDGIPSLYYFRFAGITGGPFMEISRSLFNNLNPDDIRYDVIVQSSSQIDPGYESNKGKNDILLIGKYQGHDGQPLLNDYKYFRVAEMYLIKAEAQAMLNDLDGAATTLKELRDARFSAPTSLDSYASQTEALIAVLDERRIELAFEGHRYIDLKRLSNITGTSIDRDAIDCESFNACELGVDEFFKFTFPIPQRELAGNPEIRSQQNPGYN, via the coding sequence ATGAAAAAAATATATAATATCTTATTAGTAGTGATTTTCATAGTGAACCTATCTTGTGAAGACGCTATAGATATCGTACAACCAGGAGAATTAAGTGAAGAGGTTGCTTTCGCCAACGTAAACGATTTACAAATAGGGCTAAATGCCGTTTATTTTGGTTTAAATACTGATAACGCCATAGAAATAAGTAGTTTTTTTACTGATGAAACAGCTTTAGGTGTAGAAAATAGTGGGCAAAATCTAGATTTATTAAGATTTCAGTTAAATACCGTAAGTGGCATTCCAGAAAATATGTGGTTAGGTAATTATGCTACAATAAATTCTGTTAATAGAATTTTAAGAGCAGCAAATACTATATCGGTTAATACTGATGAGCAAGATACCTACAATGATATTTTAGGGCAGCTATATGCCATTCGTGCTGCAGAACATTTTGAGCTACTCACTTACTTTTCAACAGATCTGAAGGATGATAGTGCCTTAGGAGTCATTAAGTTAGACATAGTACCTGCATTTGACACGTACCTTCCAAGAGTTAGCAATGGGGAACTCTTCCAATTTATAGAAAGTGATTTATCCCTTGCAAAAAGTTTACTGGACAATAATAGAAGCAACGTTGAATTTATCACATCCAATTTTATTAAGGCTTTAGAAGCTAGAATAGCATTGTATAGAGGTGATAATGATGCAGCTCTTACACTAGCTCAAGAATTGATAGATGATATTCCTCTGGCAACCAGAACACAGTATCAAAGTCTTTTTAGAGATATAAGTACTGATGGTTTAATATTTAAAGGAGAGCGTAACCAAAGTAACAATACAGATGGGATACCATCTTTATACTATTTTAGATTTGCGGGAATTACTGGAGGGCCATTTATGGAGATTAGCAGGTCGTTATTCAATAACCTGAATCCAGATGATATTAGGTATGATGTTATTGTACAAAGTAGTTCACAGATAGATCCTGGTTATGAATCAAACAAGGGAAAAAATGATATTCTATTAATAGGAAAATACCAAGGGCATGATGGTCAACCCCTACTCAATGACTACAAGTATTTTAGAGTAGCAGAAATGTATCTAATAAAGGCAGAAGCTCAAGCAATGCTAAACGATTTGGATGGAGCGGCTACAACGCTAAAAGAATTAAGAGATGCCAGGTTTAGCGCTCCTACAAGTTTAGATAGCTATGCATCGCAAACAGAAGCATTAATAGCTGTTTTAGATGAAAGACGTATAGAATTAGCCTTTGAAGGGCATAGATATATAGATTTAAAACGCCTTTCGAACATCACAGGAACAAGTATAGATAGAGATGCTATAGATTGTGAAAGTTTTAATGCCTGTGAATTAGGAGTTGATGAGTTTTTCAAATTCACATTTCCAATCCCACAACGGGAGCTGGCAGGTAATCCAGAGATAAGGAGTCAACAAAACCCTGGGTACAACTAA
- a CDS encoding polysaccharide deacetylase family protein translates to MRYALAPVKIPVIVKKIFPNYIWDIPSIDNVIYLTFDDGPTPEITNWVLETLKTYNAKATFFCIGNNIEKHPNIFQNIIAEGHTIGNHTYNHIKGWKTKTKDYLENTIEAEEIINSQIQNSKTVNQKSLISTLFRPPHGQITLEQGKRLMALGYKIIMWDVLSFDWDKSISKETCLNNVTNKATPGSIIVFHDSVKASKNMQYALPKVLEFFSKKGYTFKAI, encoded by the coding sequence ATGAGGTATGCCTTAGCACCTGTAAAAATACCAGTAATTGTAAAAAAAATATTCCCAAATTATATTTGGGACATACCATCAATAGATAATGTTATTTATCTAACATTTGATGACGGCCCTACTCCTGAAATCACAAATTGGGTACTGGAAACTTTAAAGACATACAACGCCAAAGCAACTTTTTTTTGTATTGGTAACAATATTGAAAAACACCCTAATATTTTTCAAAATATTATAGCAGAGGGGCATACTATTGGAAATCATACGTACAACCATATTAAAGGATGGAAAACTAAAACGAAAGATTATCTTGAAAACACGATTGAAGCCGAGGAAATAATAAATTCTCAAATTCAAAATTCAAAAACCGTTAATCAAAAATCATTAATCTCAACTCTTTTCAGGCCTCCTCATGGACAAATAACACTCGAACAAGGAAAAAGACTCATGGCCTTGGGGTATAAAATAATTATGTGGGATGTATTATCTTTCGACTGGGATAAAAGTATTAGTAAAGAAACTTGCTTAAACAACGTTACCAATAAGGCAACTCCTGGTAGTATTATTGTTTTCCACGATAGTGTAAAGGCTTCAAAAAACATGCAATACGCTTTACCAAAGGTATTAGAGTTTTTTAGCAAAAAAGGCTATACATTTAAAGCTATTTAA